From a region of the Oryza sativa Japonica Group chromosome 6, ASM3414082v1 genome:
- the LOC107278607 gene encoding probable CCR4-associated factor 1 homolog 9, translating to MNAAAAAPAPTMNFAAIHSVWHDNFDAESAQLLAVAPRAVHVAVSVQYPGCAVAQAGTSGRKKYGSLTAEKRYDMVKANIDELHPIQVGLAIRANDDDGDSGELVVFEFNLRGFDINNPADLRDPASIAHLRGRGVDFGRLPCAGVEPHRLRLLLLGSGLLQAWPSWATFTGAYHVGYLMKILTGAELPSGLDAFTTMATGTLGEGVYDVKRLAAEVNTACGFSLREIAACIGVVPVAAQHGMVASAGAVSTLQCFKALRERLGEARVAMHGQQMCGLRAY from the coding sequence atgaacgccgccgccgcagccccagCGCCGACCATGAACTTCGCCGCCATCCACTCGGTATGGCACGACAACTTTGACGCCGAATCAGCCcagctcctcgccgtcgcgccgcgcgctgTCCACGTCGCGGTGAGCGTTCAGTACCCCGGATGCGCCGTCGCCCAAGCGGGCACCAGTGGCCGGAAAAAGTACGGGAGTCTCACCGCCGAGAAGCGCTATGACATGGTCAAGGCTAACATCGACGAGCTCCACCCCATTCAGGTCGGCCTTGCCATCCGtgccaacgacgacgacggcgacagcggcgagctcGTTGTATTCGAGTTCAATCTCCGGGGCTTCGACATCAACAACCCGGCTGACCTGAGGGACCCGGCCTCCATCGCACACCTCCGGGGCCGCGGCGTCGACTTCGGCAGGCTCCCGTGCGCCGGCGTCGAGCCGCACAGGCTCCGGTTGCTGCTCCTCGGCTCCGGCCTGCTCCAAGCGTGGCCGTCATGGGCGACGTTCACTGGCGCGTACCATGTCGGGTACTTGATGAAGATCCTGACGGGGGCCGAGCTCCCGTCCGGCCTCGACGCCTTCACGACCATGGCGACCGGGACCCTCGGGGAGGGCGTCTACGACGTGAagcggctggcggcggaggTGAACACAGCGTGCGGGTTCTCGCTCAGGGAGATCGCCGCGTGCATCGGCGTGGTGCCGGTGGCGGCCCAACATGGGATGGtcgccagcgccggcgccgtctcGACGCTGCAATGCTTCAAGGCGTTGAGGGAGCGCCTCGGTGAGGCCCGGGTGGCGATGCACGGCCAACAGATGTGTGGGCTCCGCGcttattga